A single region of the Mesotoga sp. BH458_6_3_2_1 genome encodes:
- the nusA gene encoding transcription termination factor NusA, which translates to MNLNLLEALDQLQDEKNIEKEEVLDILEKALQSAYKKNFASESDVDVRIDRLTGDIEVFERLAVVQSVENPSVEVTLEEALKIDSTVEVGSIIEKKLNIKKFKRIAAQTARQVLIQKIREREKENLFDKYVDMKGTATTSEVLRVTAEWIDLRIGKLETRIPTKELIPGEQPRLNSLMKVFVVDVTRSARGPRLLVTRRTPEFVIELLKLQVPEIAGGDVTVKAIAREEGVRSKVAVFSQNTKVDPVGACIGESGTRIAEVLREIKPEKVDILRWSDDPAEFVGNSIAPASALEVKIANPENHEAVVYVSPTQLSLAIGKGGQNARLAAKLTGWKIDIKPIM; encoded by the coding sequence ATGAATCTCAATCTCTTGGAAGCCCTGGATCAGTTGCAGGACGAAAAGAACATTGAAAAGGAAGAAGTCTTAGATATACTTGAGAAAGCATTGCAAAGTGCCTATAAGAAGAACTTTGCTTCCGAAAGTGATGTTGACGTTAGGATAGACAGGCTTACAGGAGACATAGAGGTCTTCGAAAGGCTTGCTGTCGTCCAATCGGTCGAGAATCCTTCGGTTGAAGTGACGCTGGAGGAAGCTCTTAAAATCGATTCTACAGTTGAAGTTGGTTCAATAATCGAGAAAAAACTCAACATAAAGAAATTCAAGAGAATTGCCGCTCAGACTGCTCGACAGGTTCTAATTCAGAAAATTCGTGAAAGAGAAAAGGAAAACCTGTTCGATAAGTACGTCGATATGAAGGGAACCGCAACTACTTCCGAGGTATTGAGAGTTACCGCCGAATGGATTGATCTTCGAATCGGCAAACTGGAAACCAGAATTCCCACGAAAGAACTTATCCCTGGTGAACAGCCTAGACTGAATTCTCTTATGAAGGTATTTGTTGTGGACGTCACGAGGTCTGCGCGAGGACCTCGTTTGCTTGTCACGAGGCGGACACCTGAGTTTGTAATAGAACTGCTGAAACTTCAGGTCCCGGAAATTGCTGGAGGAGATGTCACAGTCAAAGCAATTGCCAGGGAAGAAGGTGTCAGGTCTAAAGTTGCTGTATTCAGCCAAAATACAAAGGTTGATCCAGTCGGAGCTTGCATTGGTGAGAGTGGTACTAGAATCGCTGAAGTTCTAAGAGAAATAAAACCCGAGAAAGTCGACATTTTGAGGTGGAGCGACGATCCAGCCGAATTCGTTGGAAATTCGATTGCGCCTGCCTCTGCTCTTGAAGTAAAAATCGCGAATCCTGAAAACCATGAGGCAGTGGTCTATGTCTCGCCAACCCAGCTATCTCTTGCAATTGGAAAGGGAGGCCAAAATGCGAGACTTGCAGCAAAACTAACTGGCTGGAAGATAGACATAAAACCCATAATGTAA
- a CDS encoding ComEC/Rec2 family competence protein translates to MLLGELLVFALIWKANGWLPVVFLATSVLLFSSKQISPLTWLVFFVIGCFAQTVTLRLPDTGEVEYVGYICKGGSGSIEASMGKILVGGEWTKLHPAVNIRLSDRDATAFPGQIIWTTGTLERQESYPLFKIVSSVEGCIDGVEIISFPGKFVDGLLSKYRLEDTVAAAVFTGNRRYIDYETRRRISDLGVAHLFAVSGLHIGFMYLLVHSTLSFLLLGRNTRILISITILFFYTLSTGPAISALRTFLMLFCYSIFKLIDYRQHPLNILGISGMTLVIAQPSIVASISFQLSFFATAALLIFLPEIENRNLIGQAFLVGLIAQTAVIPLSLSTFGTLSVVGIPLTVIMVPIFVVPAYVGMIVILVTDLLGLRVISDFVSGSLRTISILLEETTKRIGEVLPSISLEPFPAYLVSLLSLFLFFIVLWHFGHKP, encoded by the coding sequence GTGTTGCTAGGAGAACTGCTTGTTTTTGCACTAATTTGGAAAGCGAATGGCTGGTTGCCTGTAGTCTTTCTGGCAACTTCCGTACTCCTTTTCTCCTCGAAACAAATCAGTCCGCTGACATGGCTGGTCTTTTTCGTAATAGGTTGCTTCGCCCAAACCGTAACACTTAGACTTCCTGACACGGGAGAGGTTGAATATGTTGGGTATATATGCAAAGGAGGATCTGGAAGTATCGAGGCAAGTATGGGAAAGATACTCGTTGGGGGTGAGTGGACGAAACTTCACCCCGCTGTTAATATTAGACTTTCGGATAGAGATGCGACTGCTTTTCCTGGTCAGATAATCTGGACTACCGGTACCTTGGAAAGGCAGGAGTCTTATCCGCTATTCAAGATTGTTTCAAGTGTCGAAGGATGCATAGATGGAGTCGAGATCATCTCTTTTCCCGGAAAATTCGTTGATGGACTGCTTTCGAAGTATAGACTTGAGGACACGGTAGCTGCGGCGGTTTTCACCGGCAACAGAAGGTATATCGATTATGAAACCAGAAGGAGAATCTCGGATCTAGGAGTAGCTCATCTATTTGCCGTTTCAGGCCTACACATTGGCTTTATGTACTTACTGGTTCATTCCACTCTTTCGTTTCTTTTGCTGGGCAGAAACACAAGAATCTTGATCTCAATTACGATACTCTTCTTCTACACGCTGTCTACCGGCCCGGCAATTTCGGCACTCAGAACTTTCCTAATGCTGTTTTGTTATTCTATATTCAAACTAATCGATTACCGCCAGCACCCGCTAAATATACTTGGAATATCGGGAATGACTCTCGTTATTGCTCAGCCTTCAATCGTTGCATCCATCTCTTTCCAACTGAGTTTTTTTGCCACCGCTGCCCTGCTAATCTTTCTGCCTGAAATCGAGAACAGGAATCTGATTGGCCAGGCTTTTCTGGTTGGTTTGATCGCGCAAACAGCGGTTATTCCACTGTCTCTAAGCACATTTGGAACGTTATCGGTTGTCGGAATTCCGCTTACTGTCATCATGGTTCCTATATTTGTCGTCCCTGCGTATGTCGGAATGATAGTCATCTTAGTGACAGATCTCCTCGGACTGAGAGTGATAAGCGATTTTGTTTCGGGAAGTCTGAGAACTATTTCGATCTTGCTCGAAGAGACTACGAAGAGAATTGGGGAAGTGCTTCCCTCGATAAGTCTTGAACCATTTCCGGCTTATCTAGTGTCATTGTTGTCACTATTTCTGTTCTTCATTGTACTCTGGCACTTTGGACACAAGCCGTAG
- a CDS encoding FtsW/RodA/SpoVE family cell cycle protein, whose protein sequence is MKRRVEFLLPLIMVSLMIFGLIVLYSATFGDREEYLFGRQLVWVLLSCAVFVFTAYVVKRGFWKSISFLLVLLSVVTLGAVLYLGPVEGSRRWIDLGIASFQPSELAKFSLIIFLGYIYSREGKSKYGLFFLGVLITGVFVGLIYLEPDLGTTIIVMIIWYFMTLVSKKYDKLMIAMTALIALLVPVVFLFGLKPYQRDRLLSFLHPEEYASGAAYNTIQAIRAIGSGGLEGTGMLQGTMNRLGYVPADHTDFIFSVLGEEWGFIGAVSLLIMYLLLLWRIWSITRKTGSEFGRIVLSGIFAVFAFHVVENVGMNLGLLPVTGIPLPFVSYGGSSSMIFALQLGIVHSYSVKEVEYEKELGEQ, encoded by the coding sequence ATGAAGCGCAGAGTTGAGTTCTTGCTTCCGTTAATTATGGTTTCACTGATGATATTTGGCCTGATAGTGCTCTACAGTGCCACTTTTGGTGATAGAGAAGAGTACCTGTTCGGCAGGCAACTTGTTTGGGTTCTGCTTTCGTGCGCGGTTTTCGTTTTTACTGCTTATGTAGTTAAGAGAGGTTTTTGGAAGAGTATTTCTTTTCTGTTGGTATTGCTCTCTGTTGTCACATTGGGCGCAGTTCTTTACCTGGGACCGGTCGAAGGTTCTCGAAGATGGATAGATCTTGGCATTGCCAGCTTCCAGCCATCAGAGCTTGCAAAATTCTCCCTGATAATCTTCCTTGGATATATTTATTCGAGAGAAGGGAAAAGCAAGTATGGGCTCTTTTTTCTGGGTGTGCTGATTACTGGTGTCTTCGTTGGTCTCATCTATCTTGAACCCGACCTGGGAACGACAATTATCGTAATGATCATCTGGTATTTCATGACTCTAGTCAGTAAGAAATACGATAAGCTAATGATTGCAATGACTGCGCTTATCGCTCTATTGGTGCCAGTAGTTTTTTTGTTCGGTCTAAAACCTTACCAGCGAGATAGACTTCTGAGCTTCCTTCACCCCGAGGAATACGCCTCCGGAGCAGCTTATAATACGATACAGGCAATCAGGGCGATTGGCTCCGGTGGTCTGGAGGGCACCGGAATGCTTCAGGGAACGATGAACAGGCTTGGATACGTTCCAGCAGATCACACTGACTTCATATTCTCGGTTCTTGGTGAGGAGTGGGGCTTCATTGGAGCCGTTTCGTTGCTTATCATGTATTTGCTTCTGCTTTGGAGGATTTGGTCGATCACAAGAAAAACAGGGAGCGAGTTTGGTAGAATAGTTCTTAGCGGAATATTCGCGGTTTTTGCCTTTCATGTGGTTGAGAATGTTGGAATGAATCTGGGACTACTGCCAGTTACTGGTATCCCGTTGCCTTTCGTAAGTTACGGCGGATCATCGTCGATGATATTTGCGCTTCAGTTAGGAATAGTCCATAGTTACTCAGTAAAAGAGGTTGAATATGAAAAAGAACTTGGAGAGCAGTAG
- the hutI gene encoding imidazolonepropionase → MSSLEIKHDVNIAIEEGKISYIGREYVEAYQYIDGSQLVVMPGFVDCHTHIPFVGSRSSEFIMRLSGKSYMDIMRAGGGIISTVKEVRKASATSILADSLSSLDSMLSLGVTTVEGKSGYGLDKENELKQLKVLRALDSIHPVDVVPTFLGAHAVTDEYGSPEEFLDLMAGIFDDLVELTDTIDIFCENGVFDEALSRQYLMKAQKKGFKVKLHADELSSSGGGRLAVELGAVSADHLISADNETLVLLAESETVATLLPGTSFFLNEPFAKGRKLIDLGAIVAIASDFNPGSCNIFNPFFIIFLAVSRCGLSVEEAINAYTANSAKALCLEKEKGMLEVGYDADMVLIRAEDYSEIVYNFSRDLVEGVIKNGNRVR, encoded by the coding sequence ATGTCTTCTCTCGAGATAAAGCACGATGTGAACATCGCTATTGAGGAAGGGAAGATATCGTACATCGGTCGGGAATACGTGGAGGCCTATCAGTATATTGACGGAAGTCAACTCGTCGTCATGCCAGGGTTTGTTGACTGTCACACACACATCCCATTCGTTGGAAGCAGGAGCAGCGAGTTCATAATGCGACTTTCAGGGAAGAGCTATATGGATATCATGAGAGCCGGCGGAGGCATCATATCTACCGTCAAAGAGGTAAGAAAGGCTTCGGCCACGAGCATCCTTGCCGACTCCTTAAGTTCTCTGGATTCAATGCTCTCGCTCGGTGTTACAACTGTTGAAGGGAAAAGCGGATATGGTCTGGATAAAGAAAATGAGCTCAAACAGCTGAAGGTCTTGAGAGCTCTGGATTCGATTCATCCGGTAGATGTTGTCCCAACTTTTCTGGGAGCGCATGCAGTAACTGATGAGTATGGATCACCAGAGGAATTTCTGGATCTAATGGCGGGGATATTCGATGATTTGGTGGAACTGACAGACACGATCGATATTTTCTGTGAGAATGGGGTCTTCGACGAAGCCCTGTCCAGACAATACCTTATGAAGGCACAAAAGAAGGGTTTCAAAGTTAAGCTCCATGCTGATGAACTTTCATCGTCAGGTGGAGGAAGACTGGCAGTTGAACTGGGAGCCGTTTCGGCAGATCATCTGATTTCAGCTGACAATGAGACTTTAGTACTTCTGGCAGAAAGTGAGACAGTTGCTACTCTTCTTCCCGGGACTTCATTCTTTCTCAATGAGCCTTTTGCCAAAGGTAGAAAACTCATCGATCTCGGGGCGATAGTAGCGATAGCATCGGATTTTAACCCGGGCTCTTGCAATATATTCAATCCGTTTTTCATTATCTTCCTTGCGGTATCCCGTTGCGGTCTTTCTGTTGAAGAGGCTATAAATGCCTATACGGCGAACAGTGCAAAGGCGTTGTGCCTTGAGAAAGAGAAGGGAATGCTTGAGGTAGGATACGATGCAGATATGGTGCTAATTAGGGCAGAAGATTATAGCGAAATAGTTTACAATTTTTCGAGGGATCTTGTAGAAGGAGTAATTAAGAACGGGAACAGGGTAAGATGA
- the panB gene encoding 3-methyl-2-oxobutanoate hydroxymethyltransferase gives MNVREILESKDQRKLSMVSAYSYFEAKFAEEAGVDIILVGDSLGTLVMGKRDTLSVTMNEMIWSLKSVRRGSKKGFIVADMPFGSYQCSTEKAVENVMAFLRHGANAVKIEGGFETADLIKYLVDRGFPIMGHIGITPQHASLVGEYQVQGRDEKSIKRLIESVNDLEEAGVFAILLEMVVEDVAKRLTEDSSVPTIGLGSGRYCDGQFLRWHDLLGINDESRPRYVKRFADLKSEIIEALSNFDEEVKSGTFPDEKNAFEGAEEI, from the coding sequence ATGAATGTGAGAGAGATTCTTGAATCAAAGGATCAAAGGAAGCTTTCCATGGTTTCCGCATACAGTTACTTTGAAGCAAAATTCGCTGAAGAAGCGGGGGTAGACATAATATTGGTCGGAGATTCTCTCGGAACTCTTGTCATGGGTAAGAGGGATACCTTATCAGTTACGATGAACGAGATGATCTGGTCTCTCAAATCCGTTCGCCGAGGTTCAAAGAAGGGATTTATTGTTGCAGATATGCCTTTCGGATCCTACCAGTGTTCTACAGAAAAAGCCGTTGAGAACGTCATGGCTTTTCTTAGGCATGGAGCCAATGCAGTAAAGATTGAGGGAGGATTCGAAACAGCCGATCTAATAAAGTATCTGGTAGACAGAGGGTTCCCCATAATGGGGCACATTGGAATAACTCCTCAGCATGCCAGTTTGGTTGGGGAATACCAAGTTCAGGGAAGAGACGAAAAGAGCATAAAAAGGTTGATTGAGTCCGTAAACGATCTTGAAGAAGCCGGAGTCTTTGCAATACTTCTCGAAATGGTGGTAGAAGATGTGGCAAAGAGGCTAACGGAGGATTCTTCGGTACCTACCATAGGTCTAGGTTCAGGGCGATACTGTGACGGACAGTTTCTGAGATGGCATGACCTTCTGGGAATAAACGATGAATCGAGGCCAAGATACGTTAAGAGATTTGCAGACCTTAAATCGGAGATAATTGAGGCCCTCTCGAATTTCGATGAAGAGGTTAAGTCAGGTACCTTCCCCGACGAAAAGAATGCCTTTGAGGGCGCCGAAGAAATTTGA
- a CDS encoding S4 domain-containing protein: protein MRIDKYLKTNGIIKRRVVAKRAIERGYVSRNNTPAKPASEVKPDDIVSIRFSNRTLIVKVTEDFRSEVVREIRE from the coding sequence TTGCGGATAGACAAATACTTGAAAACAAATGGGATAATCAAAAGAAGAGTAGTTGCAAAAAGAGCGATTGAGAGGGGTTACGTTTCAAGAAACAATACTCCGGCAAAGCCAGCATCGGAAGTAAAACCCGATGACATCGTTTCCATAAGGTTTTCAAACAGAACACTTATTGTGAAGGTTACTGAGGATTTCCGGTCGGAGGTTGTTCGGGAGATTAGAGAATAA
- a CDS encoding Fur family transcriptional regulator translates to MKKDLLRAELKKRNQRMTAQREYVLRFFLEAETDHLSADEVYQKVQGRKFRISKATVYRTIELLVEIGLLRKIIFRDGVVRYEPVKKGEHHHHHIICINCGAVVEFHLDNLEELEELVKSRTGYTIDDHQLKFYGLCPKCQSTMKNRNSDNNDTR, encoded by the coding sequence ATGAAGAAAGACCTGCTTAGGGCAGAACTGAAGAAGAGAAATCAGAGGATGACTGCTCAGCGAGAATACGTGCTTAGGTTCTTTCTAGAAGCCGAAACGGATCACCTGAGTGCAGACGAAGTATATCAGAAGGTTCAGGGAAGAAAATTCAGAATAAGCAAGGCAACAGTCTACAGGACGATCGAGTTACTTGTGGAAATTGGTCTCCTCAGGAAAATCATCTTCAGAGACGGAGTAGTCAGATATGAGCCGGTAAAAAAGGGAGAGCATCACCATCATCACATAATCTGTATTAATTGCGGGGCAGTTGTCGAATTTCACCTGGACAACCTTGAAGAACTAGAGGAGCTCGTAAAATCGAGGACTGGCTATACAATAGATGATCATCAACTGAAGTTCTACGGCTTGTGTCCAAAGTGCCAGAGTACAATGAAGAACAGAAATAGTGACAACAATGACACTAGATAA
- a CDS encoding polysaccharide pyruvyl transferase family protein, giving the protein MRQFSFGGLTLVGYYGYNNLGDDLLLLSSLSLIQEIGFEGPIYLPAASHIDNIGHRFPSKLDIRLIKRFGVNDLRNSIKHSMVTVFGGGNLLQDQTSWRSFLYYYEIAKHTLRNRKPLLFLSQGFGPVGKSVNRNALNKLLKNPLTYGVMRDEVSYKHFASISRSAILGTDYGPYYLQNEGIIPDKRTMEDGLAVIVLKNGTNVDDVLSSLRLNNLTEVCAVGFHNHHDEEKRSELESKARSNGFKVRKPPEDLEGMIKIFNNAELIITERLHGAILAISLGVPFVWKRNSKLDRFVKSLDRNCDLFFEGSCESLSLAINSSLKNPMNLKERYWSQMDTTISESKELLKKLLLRR; this is encoded by the coding sequence GTGAGACAATTTTCTTTTGGCGGGCTGACGCTGGTGGGTTACTATGGATACAATAACCTTGGCGACGATCTTCTATTGCTTTCATCACTATCTCTCATCCAAGAGATAGGGTTTGAAGGGCCGATCTATTTGCCGGCCGCCTCTCACATTGACAACATTGGTCACAGATTTCCTTCAAAGCTCGACATCAGGTTGATCAAGAGATTCGGCGTAAATGATCTCAGAAATTCTATTAAGCACTCGATGGTAACCGTCTTTGGAGGAGGTAATCTTCTTCAGGATCAGACAAGCTGGAGGAGTTTTTTATATTACTATGAGATCGCAAAACATACGCTAAGAAATCGCAAGCCACTTCTATTTCTCTCACAGGGGTTCGGTCCAGTGGGCAAGTCTGTGAACAGGAATGCTCTGAACAAATTGCTGAAGAATCCCTTGACTTACGGAGTTATGAGAGATGAAGTAAGCTATAAGCATTTTGCATCGATTTCCAGAAGCGCGATTTTGGGGACAGACTATGGTCCCTATTACCTGCAGAACGAAGGGATAATTCCTGATAAACGAACTATGGAAGATGGACTTGCAGTTATTGTTTTGAAGAACGGAACCAACGTTGACGATGTACTAAGTTCTTTGAGACTCAACAATCTCACCGAAGTCTGTGCTGTGGGCTTCCATAACCATCATGATGAAGAAAAGAGAAGTGAGCTTGAATCAAAGGCGCGATCAAATGGTTTCAAAGTCAGGAAACCTCCCGAAGACCTTGAAGGAATGATAAAAATCTTCAACAATGCTGAATTGATAATTACTGAGCGTCTTCACGGAGCAATACTAGCCATCTCTCTTGGAGTTCCATTTGTTTGGAAGAGAAACAGTAAACTCGATAGATTCGTAAAATCTCTCGACAGGAACTGTGATCTCTTTTTTGAAGGAAGTTGTGAGAGCTTGAGCCTGGCCATTAACAGTTCACTGAAGAATCCGATGAATCTTAAAGAGCGTTACTGGTCACAGATGGACACAACTATCAGCGAATCCAAAGAGCTACTCAAGAAACTGCTGTTAAGAAGGTGA
- a CDS encoding biotin--[acetyl-CoA-carboxylase] ligase: MMAGENVISFSEIDSTNRFAVDNLDRLPSGTVVWALSQTKGYGRHKRVWHSSKGGLWFSIVFKPTLIREPNEYTKLASVAIVETLLQLDFKSVRIKWPNDVLVNGKKAAGILTEAVFAGSSLGAIVVGIGVNVNNEMPDEIKQTGISLSTVKGNHISLESLLDRLLKRIEFLRKTYLIRGKSRYLTRRWKKHLAFGENDEITVSLREDERVTGIIKRITPSSLLIEQESGTVLEIKSGEVIL; encoded by the coding sequence ATGATGGCGGGAGAGAATGTGATTTCTTTCTCTGAGATAGATTCCACTAATCGGTTCGCTGTTGATAACCTGGACAGACTTCCTTCTGGTACAGTAGTCTGGGCTTTATCGCAAACAAAGGGTTATGGGAGGCACAAACGAGTTTGGCACTCTAGCAAAGGCGGGTTGTGGTTCTCAATAGTCTTCAAACCAACACTGATTAGAGAACCAAATGAATACACTAAACTTGCTTCCGTCGCTATTGTTGAAACTCTTCTCCAGCTTGACTTCAAGTCTGTAAGGATCAAGTGGCCAAACGATGTTCTGGTAAATGGCAAGAAAGCTGCCGGAATTCTCACAGAGGCCGTTTTTGCTGGCAGCTCACTCGGTGCCATAGTAGTAGGCATAGGTGTCAACGTAAACAATGAAATGCCCGACGAAATTAAGCAAACCGGGATCAGTTTGAGTACCGTGAAGGGTAATCACATATCACTTGAATCGCTTCTAGACAGGCTTCTTAAGAGAATAGAATTCCTCAGAAAGACCTACCTAATCAGAGGAAAAAGTAGATACCTCACCCGACGATGGAAAAAACACCTCGCTTTCGGAGAGAATGATGAAATAACTGTATCCCTACGCGAAGATGAAAGAGTCACTGGTATAATTAAGAGGATAACCCCTTCATCCCTGTTGATCGAACAAGAAAGCGGAACAGTCCTAGAAATAAAGTCAGGGGAGGTTATTCTCTAA
- a CDS encoding ABC transporter permease, with protein sequence MRFFRLVQNDLLLIFKSRTFLIVLVLLPVLLASISAITSDTGGYSDLRIGIINEDKTFIGLFFIQYASSMLKGENIIQLSGREEIDSVINILDGVFIIPRGFANKLLFQEPSELIFIPNPGSMQTAVALYQVLSNVLREFKALPVVADPEFMKTVDIDPNYVAPSLTVEGISESKLSFSSLLFPIVLVTTLMFMTSIGAATGVFEDRRNGVIDLLRLSNIGSLKYIGAKVVSFMVFSTAQVLIFMIAGSFFGLEIASNILLYLAVIEVYIFLFTSIGLLIGTVLNSSRSAQLTSISIVTTLLVLSGIIVPHSMFPDWLESFSRNLPTTSLLVLLQGISMLDFSLSKAVIPSAVNLSIAVVITIIAGLMTLREDISLAD encoded by the coding sequence TTGAGATTTTTCAGACTAGTGCAAAACGATCTTCTTCTGATTTTCAAGTCAAGGACCTTCCTTATAGTCCTGGTTTTACTTCCAGTGCTACTAGCGTCAATCTCCGCTATAACTTCTGATACTGGAGGTTATTCTGATCTAAGAATTGGCATTATTAACGAAGATAAGACTTTCATAGGACTTTTCTTTATTCAATATGCCAGCTCAATGCTTAAGGGAGAGAATATCATCCAGTTGTCTGGCAGGGAGGAAATTGATTCAGTAATAAACATCCTTGACGGTGTCTTCATAATACCGAGGGGATTTGCGAACAAACTTCTCTTCCAGGAACCGTCTGAGCTGATCTTTATCCCAAATCCCGGCTCTATGCAGACCGCAGTTGCACTCTACCAGGTCTTGAGTAATGTCTTGAGGGAATTCAAGGCTCTCCCCGTTGTAGCGGATCCCGAATTTATGAAGACCGTAGATATCGATCCAAATTATGTGGCTCCTTCTCTTACAGTAGAGGGGATTTCTGAATCGAAACTCAGCTTCTCTTCCCTTCTCTTCCCAATAGTGCTGGTTACAACTCTAATGTTCATGACATCAATAGGTGCTGCAACAGGTGTTTTTGAAGATAGAAGAAACGGTGTAATCGACCTTCTGAGGCTTTCGAACATCGGCTCATTAAAGTATATAGGAGCTAAAGTAGTAAGCTTTATGGTGTTTTCAACGGCACAGGTCTTGATATTCATGATTGCTGGAAGTTTCTTTGGACTGGAAATAGCATCCAACATTTTGCTCTATTTAGCAGTGATAGAAGTGTATATCTTCTTGTTCACATCTATTGGCTTGCTGATAGGTACCGTTCTCAATTCTTCGAGGAGCGCCCAGCTAACTTCCATATCAATAGTTACGACCTTGCTGGTTCTGAGCGGAATTATTGTTCCCCATTCGATGTTTCCTGACTGGCTTGAATCTTTCAGTAGAAACCTGCCGACAACATCCCTTCTGGTACTCCTTCAGGGAATTTCAATGCTAGATTTCAGTCTGTCCAAGGCGGTTATCCCTTCTGCAGTGAATCTATCAATTGCGGTGGTAATAACAATAATTGCTGGCCTTATGACTCTGAGAGAGGATATCTCACTCGCAGACTAG
- the rimP gene encoding ribosome maturation factor RimP has product MEDLKKELLELANEVASNLGYSIYDLGLSRRGKKRLVKITIDKLDGYVSISDCELFSAEFGKALDSADLVPFSYDLVVESPGLERALRSLKDYARFVGEKAKIILQEPVDGVSVVIGKIISCEGDVITVENSENGKEIAFHFSDVRRANLKL; this is encoded by the coding sequence GTGGAGGACCTGAAGAAAGAGTTGCTTGAACTGGCAAACGAAGTCGCAAGTAACCTTGGCTATTCGATCTATGATCTCGGACTTTCGAGAAGGGGAAAGAAAAGACTAGTGAAAATCACGATCGATAAGCTAGATGGGTATGTATCTATTAGCGACTGCGAATTGTTCTCAGCCGAGTTTGGTAAGGCGCTTGATTCAGCGGACCTCGTACCATTTTCATATGATCTGGTTGTAGAGTCACCTGGGCTGGAACGCGCTCTTAGAAGCCTGAAAGATTATGCTAGATTCGTAGGCGAGAAGGCGAAAATAATTCTCCAAGAACCCGTTGATGGGGTTTCTGTTGTGATTGGGAAGATTATCTCATGCGAAGGCGACGTTATCACTGTTGAGAATTCCGAAAACGGTAAAGAGATAGCATTCCACTTTTCAGACGTAAGACGTGCCAACCTAAAACTATGA
- the ftcD gene encoding glutamate formimidoyltransferase, with amino-acid sequence MRLIESVPNFSEGRRLDVIEQIVEEARKVENVWVLDYSSDPDHNRSVITITGEPEAVETALFSMAQKAEELIDLRNHSGEHPRMGATDVIPLVPVMNTTKEECITLSKRLGKRIGEELKIPVYLYEDSASAPERVSLSNIRKGEFENFASKIESEQWKPDFGPSEIHPSAGVVAIGCREYLIAFNVNLGTDKIEIADRISRSIRNISGGFRYVKALGFRLEDRDIVQISMNMTNYRKTPLFRVFEVIKSEAERYGVPIVGSEIVGLTPLQALVEVAEHYLRLEKFSGSTILEKRVLDFIADRDK; translated from the coding sequence ATGAGACTCATAGAATCAGTGCCAAATTTCAGTGAGGGTAGAAGATTAGACGTTATTGAGCAGATTGTTGAGGAAGCCAGGAAAGTAGAGAACGTTTGGGTTCTTGACTATTCAAGTGATCCAGATCACAATCGTTCTGTAATTACTATAACTGGAGAACCTGAAGCAGTGGAGACTGCGTTGTTTAGCATGGCTCAGAAGGCGGAGGAATTGATCGATTTAAGAAACCACTCCGGTGAACACCCGAGAATGGGCGCGACGGATGTCATTCCGCTCGTACCAGTAATGAATACGACTAAAGAAGAATGTATTACGCTTTCAAAGAGACTTGGAAAGAGAATCGGGGAGGAACTAAAGATTCCCGTCTACTTGTACGAAGATTCTGCATCTGCACCTGAACGGGTAAGTCTTTCAAACATCCGAAAAGGGGAGTTTGAGAATTTTGCTTCGAAGATTGAAAGTGAGCAATGGAAGCCTGACTTCGGCCCTTCGGAGATTCATCCGTCTGCGGGAGTAGTAGCTATAGGTTGCAGAGAATATTTAATTGCTTTCAACGTCAATTTGGGAACTGATAAGATCGAGATTGCGGACAGAATATCTAGATCGATAAGGAATATAAGTGGAGGGTTTCGCTACGTGAAAGCTCTTGGATTTAGGCTAGAGGATAGAGACATCGTTCAGATTTCGATGAACATGACGAACTATAGAAAGACTCCTCTTTTCAGAGTTTTTGAGGTAATAAAGTCAGAAGCGGAGAGATACGGTGTTCCGATTGTTGGCTCCGAAATCGTCGGTCTTACTCCTTTACAAGCGCTTGTCGAGGTTGCTGAGCACTACTTAAGACTGGAGAAGTTCTCAGGTTCTACGATTCTTGAGAAAAGGGTGCTGGACTTCATCGCAGATAGGGATAAATGA